The proteins below come from a single Etheostoma spectabile isolate EspeVRDwgs_2016 chromosome 4, UIUC_Espe_1.0, whole genome shotgun sequence genomic window:
- the park7 gene encoding Parkinson disease protein 7 homolog, translating into MAGKRALVILSKGAEEMETVIPVDIMRRAGIAVTVAGLTGKEPVQCSRNVVICPDCSLEEASTQGPYDVVLLPGGMPGAQNLAESPAVKEVLKDQDGRKGLIAAICAGPTALLAHGIGYGSTVTTHPAMKEKMMAGDHYKYSEARVQKDGHYITSRGPGTSFEFALTIVEELMGAEVAAQVKAPLVMKD; encoded by the exons ATGGCAGGCAAGCGGGCATTAGTGATCCTGTCTAAAGGTGCAGAGGAGATGGAAACTGTTATTCCTGTGGACATCATGCGTAGAGCTGgg ATCGCAGTGACAGTTGCAGGACTGACTGGCAAAGAGCCAGTACAGTGCAGCAGAAACGTCGTCATCTGTCCTGATTGTAGCCTGGAGGAGGCCAGCACACAG GGCCCGTACGATGTGGTGCTTCTGCCAGGAGGAATGCCAGGGGCCCAGAATCTGGCAGAG TCTCCTGCTGTGAAGGAGGTGCTGAAGGATCAAGATGGCAGAAAAGGCCTCATTGCAGCCATCTGTGCAG GTCCCACTGCTCTTCTGGCACATGGCATCGGGTACGGCAGCACAGTCACTACACATCCTGCCATGAAGGAGAAGATGATGGctggag acCACTATAAATATTCAGAAGCTCGAGTACAGAAGGATGGACATTACATCACCAGCCGTGGGCCAGGAACCAGTTTCGAGTTTGCCTTAACGATTGTAGAGGAACTTATGGGGGCTGAGGTTGCAGCTCAAGTCAAGGCTCCTCTCGTTATGAAAGACTGA